The stretch of DNA AACTGTAGCATGTCCTGCAATTCTTAGAAAGCAATTATTACTTGCTTATATTGATGCAGGACATaccatttatttacataatacaatattatttaaatgccagctcaagactgcattacaaaataagcaaatatagaaacatatttacacaaataaatgtacatatatgatGTTCAGGCATTTAAATCCTAATGTAACGCAAAAAGGCCTGTGACTTCCAACGTcccatttctttaatttgttcatcagAAATACCTTCTAATGCACATGTAGTTGCCATGCCAATTCTAAAGGAATGGGACTTAAATCCATTGTTTTCTATACCAATTACTGACAGAGACCTTTTTAATAATGCTGAAAACTGGTATCTTGTAAGGGGGGAtccatcaaaatgacaaaataaaggtccCAGATAAGGTGGGCGAACTTTAATAAAATTAGCCATTATTTGTACtggacatacatttttgtttttctgcttAGAGATAACGATTGTTGTTCCAGAACCAAACTGATCAGTTTtagatgacgtcaataaaacctCTAATCTTGCAtcacaaagctttatattttcaaattttacagtatGCATCTGCTTATTTTTACAATCAACTGTTATTTCACCTACTCTCATAAAACCATGAAAGGCTAGCGAAAATGAAGCCATAAACAGTTTTGTCTCATACCCGTTTTTGCAAATCACCGCCAGTGACCTCAATAATTTTTCCAATATATCTCTCGTTATGGGTAATCTAGTGTCCTTTTGATTTGGGCCCCCCAACCTTTTTATTCCTTCAATCAATTTTCTGACAACAAATTTCTGTGTATTGTCttctaaattgttgattttattaaagTAACTTAAGCCTGAAATATAGCCAGATACTGTTGAGTGGGACAATTTCTTTCtaaacatataaacaatgaaTGATGTCAAGTCATCAAGCGGAATAGGCCAGACATCAGAAAAACCATGATTTTCTctgaatttaacaaatatgtccaTGCTATGCAAATATGCTTTCTGTGTACTGGGTGCTAATGAATTTATAAGTAAATGATTCATTTCAGTTCTGAAATCATCGACAGGAATTCTTGTGGGATTGCTGCTGGAGAACTGTCTGCATTCGGGACCAAGTCCATAAAACGTTGTTCCTGAAATCGAGAAAGAGCATCTGCGATTGCATTATGCTCACCCTCAATATGTTGTGccctaaattgtatgttattgttCATAGTGAGAAAAACTAGTTGTCTTATCAATATCATAACTCTCTTTGATTTTGATGTTCTTTTGTTCACAATGCTTACTAATGCCTGATTATCTATTCTCAACagaatctttttatttctaaatgaacgACCCCATATCATGAACGACAGCACGATGGGAATAAGCTCCAAACATGTTATATCCAATAAAATGCTAGTATCAGCCCAACTACTTGGCCACTGGTATTGTACCCAGTGACCTTGAAAATAAGCTCCACAACCTAATAAAACATTACCTGCACTATCAGTGAATAATTCCAGACTTTCATTAGTCGACCAAAATCTATCAGGAAAATAACACTGACCATTGAATTGATCTAGAAAATTTAGCCAAACTCTAGCATCTGCTTTGACCTCTGAATTCAATCTGACAGTATAATAAGGCTTTCCATTCTTAACTGAAGCTATCAaatcgtaaaaacgacgaataaaaGCACGGGCTGATATAATAGCCCTTGAACAAAATGCCATTAAACCAGTAATTGATTCAAGTTCCTTCAGTGCCATTTTCTTTTTCGACAAGACCTGATCAAGCATAAATTTAAGTTTATCCAGTTTTTCAGGGGGGATTCTAACCAACATAAGTACTGTGTCAATTTCAAGGCCTAAAAATGTGATACATGTGGTAGGACCTACTGTTTTATTCTCTGCTAGTGGAACACCTAGCTGCCTACATACTTCATTAAAAGTGTCCATCAAAATGGTACAATTATCCGTTGAACTTTCACCAGCAAAGAAAAAGTCATCCAAATAGTGGTCTAAAGTCTCAATGCCAGCTTTCAAAGCAACTGTTTTATGCAAAAAAGTGGCAAATTTTTCAAAGAGGGCACATGATATAGAACAGCCTTCAGGCagacatttattaatataatatttcccatcaAAGAAAATTCCCAGAAGGTCAAAATCAGCTGGGTGAACCAATAAAATTCTAAAGGCCTGACTAATGTCCATTTTTGCGCAAAGCACGTTATTTCCTAATTCAGAGATCATCCCAACCACTTTATCAAAAGAAGAATACTTTACTTTACAAATTTCTGGATCAATGAAATCATTCACACTCCAGTTTAGAGGATATGACAAGTGAGTTATAAGACGCCATCCACCGTCATTTTTTGAAACTACCCCAATAGGAGATATTCTTAAAGttgaaattggtatttttgaaaAGGGGCCCAACATTCTACCAAGATgcacttctttttgtaattttaaattcgttTCAGTTTTGTGAACTTCTGCCGAAATGAGATTGCTTGCAAAACTCGAGATCCTTGGACCAGTATAGTTTAATCTAAACCCCTCTATAAATCCCAATAATAACATTGCTGCatcagttttgttttcataatttgacAGTAATTctcttaaagatttaattttgacTGGGGTTTTGCCTTTGTCCCATAAATGCTCCAGGAGAACGGAATCTTGTGTTATTTTGCATTTGCCTAGGTGCAAAGGGTTGAAAATTAGATGCTGTTTTTTGTGGTGCTTGAGGCCGGGCTGATCTGAATCTCTGAACAATCCCAGGTGACTGAGGATTATTAGAGTTAGTCACTTTGCTATTAGTGCAATATATAACCGGATGTACCCCACTGCATTTTAAACAAGCATGTTTGTATGTGCAATATTGTTGGGTGCACGTCCCATTATAATTATATGCATagcatttaagaaaattgtttgttggtttttgtgCAATATTGAACTCTGGCCCATTAATTGGACCTGCTTGTTGCATATACAATAACCATAGCTCAGTGTCTATGACAGACCAGGATCCAGCAGGCTCCTGTGATCTACGTAGTCTAAACTGTTCATCATACAATTTCCATCCTAAACCTGCATAGCGTTTAGCCCCTAACCTGACAGTTTGCATATACTTCAACAGTTCTTGGAACTGAGATGTATGTATAGTACAATAAATactgatatatattaaaaaggcaTCCGTCCATATACCTATTGTGTTAATTCTTGTATCCTGTTGCTTAGGTTGTAATATAATCTGTCCCTGATTAAATGTAAGTGTTTGATTCACTCCTGTTAtgttttgtgaattatttaacAAACTGCCCATAtctacatattccccatttattactttttgtttgacattttgcgATACGTTTCGCGCTATGTCATCTGACGCCTTAACCGTTTCAATGGGTAAGGCATAACCTGTGTTAATTAGGGGTTGGTGTAATGTTGTATTACCTGGAGCAGGGTAAATTGTTTCTGCTGGCAGTGTTGCTGGGATCATTATTGGACTGTGTGGTAGTACATTAGTTGTCACTGTGTTTGAGCCGAGCTGTACAGGTGGTGTTCCACTTGTTCTAGGTAATCTATCTGCAATATTAGCAGTCGCCTCTTCCTGTTGCTGTTTCGACTTCTTTGCAGCAGCCGCTGCGCCTCCATTATTTGCCCTGCTTGTCGGCACCCTTTTTCTGCCGGACCTCCTATACATGATCTGAAACTTAAAGTGTATGTGTTATCTTCATTCAAATACATGTGCTTTaccttatatatacatgtatatataaaatattaaaagtgaatatCCAAAAAACATACGTATTTCACAAATCTCTCTCCGATTATATGCCTATAGTTTGCTCTTTCGTGTTATTCTCAGGATATATAAACTAAGAATCAATTACTACTTACTAAAATGATTGTTTTGCCATTTGTGCAAATCCGAAACATACGAGTTTATCAAAGCCGGTTCCGGTTTTTATGCCCACCGTTAACCGGAAGTTTGTCATTACAAGTTTGTCAATAAATAGAGTCGAAACACTcaactttttgctcatttttgtccTGTATTTAGATGAACTAAGTTATCGACTGCATCAATTTATATGCTGACAATAagctatttcaaaatttcattgtgaaaatatttggttgatttgaAAACCCCTTATATCACTAAAGTACGGCAATAACAGTTATAAATTCCTTCACATTTTCAAAttgcataaaaatataatgtctAACACAATcttggtttgatttatttttggctGTGACCGTTTACTTAAATTCGACATTCATTTGCACATtaaattttttgtatgtttttaaatgtcgtttttaactaaaatttcaaGACATCGGGATTAAATCGATATCAATCCGTCTTTAtcgtatatcaaaataaactttttttaagaagattattttctcgtccaattttcgtctgctgcaatcttgccgacgtatttcaaaagaccaaagcgaggttgcgatcaaactaataaacacaaatgttaaatacccaacagtgaaccaccacctgcccaaattaaaatcttcgagtttgtacccaatggataacgggctttaaaattgtagattttaaatccttttGGCGTTAACCGCAGAAATACTGTCATTTGCTGCCAAAAAATTTAAAGCGAAGCAAAAACAATGTCATCATTGCAAAAGCTTGAATGGGTGTATTATATCTATGTCATAAATTATTGGCACTtaaattttcttaatatttttaaaaaatcactttGACGATAAACTCTTTTTATATGTATAAGTTTTATTTAGGAAATTTAACTTGCAATATTCCGAATTATCATACATTTACAAAGCATATCTATTTCGTAATTAGTCATGCAAACAGAATACACGGAATATATTTTACTTGCCAAAAATGTAACACCTTGTAAAAATCAATTTACAGTCTACGTATATAAACGATATTTCTTACAAGGTTATCAATCTTTTCGAATACCCATTTAGACATGCAGATGATTCTCTATACGTTTATATGTTTGATTTTCTTTACGGGAGAAAATTTTGCAGACAGAACGTCAGGAAAGGACTGCGCATCTGGTAtactattttaaaattacatcgaaatatatttttccttttaGATTTGTTTAATAGAGGTCATTAGACAATTTAAgcgtttttttcttcttttcaaaactatttccctagtttcatttcatttattgttgtTAAAACTGGGGCGCAAGATACTGAAAGGTaattcaaattcataagtcgaaaataaagtgacAGCGCCatgcaaaaaatgaaaatgatcaaaagacaaacaacagtatactaaatataaaacagttacacaacaaagaaaactgaagactgagcaacacgaatacCACCAGAAACATAtagggtgatctaaggtgcttcagaagggtaagcagatcctgctccacataaaGCACCGATCGCTTGCGCATGAACAAGTAGGTAAACACCCGGTGACAAGTCTAGTTCAGTAAGTGACATTCGAAGAAGAACacgagattgtagttacgatttGACATGCAAGCCATGTGGTATAATTAATCATATTTATAATGGCTAAATCAAGtaaaatgtattttatcattGTTATGTGAACTGGTGAAGTTGCTAGACATATATTTGGACACAGGAAGGATAGATAAATCCTTGTTAATACTTAATGGATTTGACAAACTATCATAATGTATAATGAATTATTTCGAGAACTCAAATTGTTTAACTTTTGTAGTAGTTACCTTTTCTGGTGAAACAGCGACTAAAGTCGTTGAGTTGCTATCTGACAATTGTGCATGCAAAAAAGTAAAagaggatgatgatgatgatgaaccCCAATCCCCATGCACAGGTAGGAGCCATTTATATAATTCATTGCAATATTACTAATATATTTGGTAAAACATTATTCGTTTTATTTCGTTTTTTCGTCGTTTATGTCGAGTTAATACTATTTGTGTTAGatacatacaaatataaattttaataccaatattttagatacatatatacataaacattTATACCAGCCTTTTAGAAACATGTATACATAAACATTAGTACCAATAATTTAGATATATCCCGCCAATGTGTCGTGATGTGGTCATGTTTTACATTCTTGTCTTTGATTTTTGCAAATGTgctttgtattcttgtctttcggtTTTGCTAATTTGTTTTGTCTATATATCATTTTTGGTTTtctaattgacatattttttccgtttttatagtaattacgtttataacacaattttgaatGCTGAACccctgtttttgtcatttttacctattatgtctgtttgttttgttcacacattgttgtcaataataTAGAATGGaaatttatgcgactgtcatacaagtgagagttttagatagatataaaaccaggtttaatccaacatttcaaCACGAGGAAATACCTGTAAGAAATCAGTATTATGGCAGTTGTTTACCATTCGTTTGAAATGTCAcgtgtattttttattttcagtaaaaAGACCAACTGACTGTGGTGAACTTGACAAATCAACTTGTAAAAGTGGAATTTACAAGATCTTTCCTGATAAAATGTTTGGTTTCAAAGTTTTCTGTGAAATGAAGAAACATGCGGCTGGACTGTGAGTTTGATGGaaatattagacaaagaaaaaaaagacatgttAATGAATTTGCAAATTAGTTAAGCTTAAAAAATACTATTAGAAACGTTACCATTCAATTtgggatgtaacgcgtcttctgattggctgacgtcgttttgtttatcatatcatagacacaattgTGTCATTTGACCATAACGtcttcaacatttttttcatgaCTCACGCCAATTAAAtgataagaaatgactgtaatattgtttctgtctattcgaaataacataaaaaatgtgatgcacattgttaaataacccgctacgcgcgttattcagtgtgcaccacatttttttatgttatttcatcatagacagaaaaatagtACAGTCATTCCTTTAATGTTAATAAAGAAACTATGAATCTATTTATCCACCAGGAGGAATCTTGCATCGAGCGAGAacaatgttttattgtttatctCTGAAAAAATCCGTATACTCACACTAATATTTCTAGTTTTCTATTATAGTCATATTTTTTATGATTATCGtttgtattataattattattagtaaaaatattattggtattatcattatcattatcaaatGTATTTTTCTTCAACAACACACCAAAGACTGTTAGTATTTTAGTTATTGAATGATATTAGATTGTTCATTGCATTGCTCAATTTCAAATGAATCATATTTCAGGTTTTCCAACGTAGAATGAACGGAAAGATACAATTCTACAGGGACTGGGACTCTTATAAGCAAGGGTTTGGTAACCAGAATGAAGAATTTTGGTTGGGTAATTAATACTTTTACATATGTAGATTGTTTTATATATTGGTGTTCATTTACTCTACCGGCATGTTACTCATAAGGCTTACAAATATAAGAAATGACATTTAGATTTTTCTGTAGCTTGAATGACCAATTTTTAAAGGTTGTACATCATTATTGTGTTGCTTAGTCATCTCGtaattgattattttttcgaaaGTTTGCTCATTTAAACTTCGAAAAAAACGTTTAATACTTTGCATTTAACGATGATAGTTCGTCGGATGgggacccgtgttaagagagagcaatatctcttgcacgtaaaacacccttgtagatttcgaaaaagagcaggccaatgccgctacaaggcaccactcacacccgcaaagtcgaaagggattaatataagtcgTAATAACTAATTATAACATGTTtccccaatccactataaatgaatatgtaTAAGCTAAAACTAAACTACAAAAACAgcattaatccaccattttctacattagacaCATACGAAAACATGCCTgtaccaggaatatgacagttattatcaaatcgtttgatttttttttagtcttgactttgccatttgataagggacgtTCCGTTTTGAATTGATATATTAATGTCTATGACGACATACAGGTGTCCTAATAATGTGTCAATCGTTCATAGTCTATACAAATTTTTAACAAATGCTACAGAAACAGTCCTGTCATTTACACTTTATTCCACAAACAACCTttaatataaaagatattttatttgtaGTACATTTCAACTTTCaactttattcaaatttatattagGTAACGACCATCTGCATCAACTTACCTCTCAAGGTAAATACAAAATGAGGATTGATATGGAAGACTTCGAAAACAACCGAAAGTATGCCATGTATGAGAAGTTCAGTGTTGGTAGCGAAAGTTCTGGTTATATTTTGGATGTTGGTGGTTATTCTGGTGACGCATGTAAGACTTTTTTCTGAACTTTTAGAATTATGGATAGTATAAAGAACCCATATTGCTATTTATTTTTCGGCTTTAGCTCCCAAATTGATGAAAGGACAAGCATGTCTGATTATGTTATAATCTAACATAATTTTGCAGATCTGAAGTCTAATATTActttcagaatttatttttttattttcaaaggaaTTTATATTAATCGTTTCCAATCGTTTATATGGGGTTGACTCAAATAAATTTAGCGCAATGATATCAAAAAATTTTAAACGGTCATTTTTTTCCCCTCAATTTTAgttgctctctctctctctctatatatatatatatatgatctatGGTAGatacttatatttcatttgccAGCATCCcccatcttttttttattatatctaatTCAGCAAgacaaaaatatttgatatttcaacAAAAACGTACTGAAGTAGGTCAATTAATTATTGTATCAAAATATTCTATTACATCCGAACATATTGTAACATACTTAAAAAagcaattaattttgttaaattagaAATGACTGGGGTATTTAATTCCTATTGTAAATTGAAAAGTATATCTCCAGGAGATGGTATGGCAAAGCAAAATGGCCAGAAATTCTCAACAAAGGATAGAGATAACGATAAATGGAGCAAGTCATGCGCAGAGTCTTACAAGGGAAGTTGGTGGTATAATTCATGTCACGATAGCAACCCGAATGGCCTCTATCTCAAAGGGACACATAAATCATATGCTGATGGAGTCGATTGGAGACTATGGAAGGGCTATCATTACTCACTAAAAGAAACAATAATGATGATCCGCAAAGCCTAGATAGCTATAGACGAATCTCATTGATGGACAATAAATAATGCAAACTTTCATTTTTGTTCTTACCTTTTTAAATTACTACTAGTATCAATAATGTGATTTTCTCTTATCTTCATTGGATTATGCATGGTTTTGTGGTTTTCTTGCTAAACAATGTCAGTGTCACAGACAATACCTCATTGCCGAGGTAATGTCTTTTTGATAAGACCAAAGATTTTTATCAAAGTACCGACGTGTTGTTAACTCAGATGACCCCATGCCCCGATGGTTTGCGAATAACTCATAGATTTAGATTGTGAGAAGTAATGTACAGTTGCTTTTTTATGTcgattttcaaatattaaagccTCATATAAAACGATAACATATTTAACATTTAATCAAATGGGTAGGTTCTCTCATTCATGTCCTATGTCGACGTTATCGATAATTTCAACACGACATCGAATAGATACCAAGAGAACGATTTAGTTGACATAAACCCTGACAAAACCTTATGTTGATATCAATGAAGATTTAAGACAATGACATaatcctgtaatgttgtgttgtcattttaatgttatatttcacatggccataaaagagggaggtttggcatgtcacaaaaccaggttcaatccaccatttttccttttaaaatggcctgtaccaagccaggattatggccattgttatattatagttcgtttctgtgtgtgttacattttaactttgtttttccgttgtgtcgtttgttttctcttatttttgagtgtgaattcactataagacgtgtcacggtaggattttgtctaatgcttagtccgtttctgtgtgtgttacattttaatgttgtgtcgttgttctcttatatttaatgcgtttccctcagttttagtttgttaccccgattttgttttttgttcatggatttatgagttttgaacagcggtatactactgttgcctttattaagctGATTTAATTGGCTCAATTGTTCTCAAATTATTTTATCTATGACATTTATATACAAGGTAATCATGATGTTATTTCtcttaattatttataaaaaacgaATTTCCTATTGTTATATATAGCGTTGAGATGGTACTTTAGATGATAACTATGTAGACGTTACTTACAATGACTGTAAAAACACAGCCACAGTAcaaatttcaataaatatgtGATGTTTAAATCCATAGGATGTGAAATGATTTATATTTGGAAAAAACATGGTTTGTTAATTTGTCGAAATTTTAATTTTCTCTGGACTTTAACAGCTTCAAGTTCTTTTTGATTAgtaattttgcttattttaccagtgctaaaagagggacgacagataccagagggacagtcaaactcatagattgaaaatgaactgacaacgccctggctaaaaagacaaaaacaaacagacaaataataattcagaagacaaaacataaaaaaaaaactaacgactaagcaacacgaacaccaccaaaaaactgagggtgatcgtGCTCcagaagggaaagcagatcctgctccacatgtggcacccgtcgtggttcttatgttattacaaatccagtaaaAGTCTAAAATATCGCAATTGTATTAAggttcaaaattcaaaactaaatgaaatgaatagagaaaaaaaattaataagacaattttaaatatagattattacattgatacagGTTGCTtttcggatttatccaatcgagattgttaaattatcaattttaaacaaGAGGGACTGAACCTTGGCGagaacttttaaatttataattgaacgatCGAGATTCGTTAAATTCGATAATCCAAGCGTTACTACgtaataatctgtttctctaatgattaaaagataaaattcCCTGTTTTGTCGAAActaaaatccccttcgagtgccttccactttccacaaagttgtcaatttcattaacacctgcaAGAACAATTTGATCAATTCAGGGAGCGGAAAGAGGTTATGACCCTTTAACTCAGCCAATCATCTTGTGAGATCACCGGTAATCACACGTTGTTGATATCGACAACAGATGAACAATGAGAAAATGGATTGTCTATAtaagacaatatctgaaaaagtctattttttggaaataagaaaaaacaattttttttttttagaccgagtattttaatagcacaaatcgaagaacacacattggggatctaggaactgttgtctgtaattcaaacaattgtttaataaggaaacaatggctattttaaaaatggtacaaaaaaatccagttctttcctgttaccaaagtaagaaaattctgtctgaaaaaatatatacttatgatctaccttaaatatagtcagatatgtcggtaacatgagagaatcttgagtaacagcacaacggtaacaggacagagttggtaacaaaggatttttctgctttattttaaagtttaagaaaaatacatcattttaaattggtcacaattggaagataacagcaaacaatgtcatttatcctttgaaactgtatttgcaagatgaaaaatctgcctaggtaatgaaaaattctaaaataaattcatttctgttactatctactaaactagaattgcacaatgttctctgctgttatcaaaagcaaaaaacctatttttttattcaatatactgtatattattttaaaatttatttaatatggtggtgataacttatattaaatgaaatggttggcatatagtagattaacttttcgattcttcagtgaaattgtcttgaacatccttcctgttactgatgatggttatgctgttactttttatcaggtaacatgacagaacgtaacagaaaggaattacgcgatagtttttgtcctttttatcacatttaatgtaagtgtatttcctgtgacatataacttttaaaaagatgatataaaaacacacttaatgctgtggtgcacacttaaaaatattatCAGAAAGTGTAAGAAAAGGCTGTAACATgatagaacaccaataagtatttttctataaattcttaccttggatgggcttgaattttcaaacctggcTGCCTTTTcaactatttctttgtactaatgcattcaggaaatgatgctcttcacaatacataatgggaaaataactcttggtcttgaaaacgtttccacaggtaaaaaaaaaacagtggtaacaggagggaaatcacccgtggggacacattttttttctcttaaaatttgcaaaattttattacatgctatagttataatataaaaagacaaattaggggcaagtttattatataatatatcatatatgtgagaatcgGACACCCgtttaattaatttggatattatttgaatgatttagttttcaaaaaaacacaggggacaacatgattttaaggggggttga from Mytilus galloprovincialis chromosome 2, xbMytGall1.hap1.1, whole genome shotgun sequence encodes:
- the LOC143062389 gene encoding uncharacterized protein LOC143062389 yields the protein MQMILYTFICLIFFTGENFADRTSGKDCASVVTFSGETATKVVELLSDNCACKKVKEDDDDDEPQSPCTVKRPTDCGELDKSTCKSGIYKIFPDKMFGFKVFCEMKKHAAGLFSNVE